One genomic segment of Balneolaceae bacterium includes these proteins:
- a CDS encoding molybdopterin-dependent oxidoreductase, with the protein MSSENKKGVSRKDFLKTAAFVGGVPALLSQCQRADEMTEKVMSGELSEEQFYDIANPENIIYTTCLNCNTGCHIKAKISDGVVVKIDGNPFSPWTMNPHIRYNHSPANKQIAKLDGAICPKGQAGIQTMYDPYRIRTVLKRDGKRGSGKWKSIPYDQAVNEIVNGGKIFSHLQGEENREVEGLKDICAMRDPKLMKDMKADVDKIHNEEMTVAQFKQKYSEHLDKLIDPDHPDLGPKNNQLVFNYGRMKAGRSEFVKRFVHEAFGSVNKPGHTTTCQGSLYFASKAMNTQYIDGEWTGSEKAYWQADLQNSEFVIFAGSNAFEGGYGPPLRTNKITNGLTEGRLKFAVVDPRMSKLAAKAWKWMPAKPGSEAALALALIQWIIDNKRYDETYLRAANKAAATAVNEPNWSNAPWLVKIDQNGEPGDFLRAGDLPSNIRPAGDSDQFIVLENGNIRSLNPNDTRNAVTGDLLVDTTVGGIRVKSSMQLLYESSKEYTIEEWAELCDIQPKLIAEVAREFTAHGKKAVADIHRGVSQHTNGYYNVAAWMSLNLLIGNYGWKGGLSYPSTYNVDGSKDGLPFYLKNMHPDKLYPFGTDIVRHGESYEKHTAFEGYPAKRPWYPLSSDIYQEVIPSMGDAYPYPVKAFIMYMGAPNYSLPAGHELNEIMSDTDKIPLFIASDITVGATSAFADYIFPDGTYLERWEFHGTHPNCTQTVQGVRTPVITPLVDSCKVFGEEQYMSLESMLMAFAEGINLSGFGENGFGEGEKFTHPDHFYLKMVANMASDGTPVPDASVEELELLEKTRKHIEPYVFDVNRWKESVGDETLWKKVAYVMTRGGRFMNYPDTYKGEQLTNAYDKQVNMYCENTARTINSMTGKHFSGIPEHNPVTDSLGREVRDWEEGYDLQLSTYRQTTQTKSRTNVSYWLLAISPENYVLMNSMTAREKGLKSDDEVIIKSKTNPEGIWNLGEMGTKKVKGKIKVVEGLRPGTITFSLGFGQWGNGARDTIVDGDVIEGDERRGRGIHANAVMAVDPYLKNTAFSDITGGSAVFYDTWVKVEKV; encoded by the coding sequence ATGAGTTCAGAAAATAAAAAAGGCGTTAGCAGAAAAGATTTTTTAAAAACAGCAGCATTTGTTGGTGGTGTTCCGGCACTGTTATCGCAATGCCAACGCGCGGACGAAATGACGGAAAAAGTGATGTCTGGAGAACTTTCCGAAGAGCAGTTCTATGATATTGCGAACCCGGAAAATATCATCTACACTACCTGCCTAAATTGCAATACAGGATGCCATATTAAAGCAAAAATTTCTGACGGAGTGGTAGTTAAAATTGACGGGAATCCGTTCAGCCCCTGGACGATGAATCCTCATATACGCTACAATCACAGTCCGGCCAACAAGCAGATTGCAAAACTGGACGGTGCCATATGTCCCAAAGGTCAGGCCGGCATCCAAACCATGTATGATCCATACCGAATTCGTACCGTGTTGAAACGAGATGGGAAGCGTGGAAGCGGTAAATGGAAAAGCATTCCTTATGATCAGGCCGTAAATGAAATTGTAAATGGTGGTAAGATATTCAGCCACCTGCAGGGTGAAGAAAATCGCGAGGTTGAAGGACTGAAGGATATTTGCGCCATGCGCGATCCCAAACTGATGAAGGATATGAAAGCTGATGTGGATAAAATTCATAACGAAGAGATGACCGTTGCTCAATTCAAACAAAAATACAGTGAGCATCTGGATAAACTCATCGATCCTGATCATCCCGATTTAGGCCCGAAAAACAACCAGCTCGTATTCAATTACGGACGTATGAAAGCCGGCCGATCCGAATTTGTAAAACGCTTTGTGCATGAAGCTTTCGGCAGTGTTAACAAACCTGGACACACTACAACATGCCAGGGATCACTCTATTTTGCTTCTAAAGCTATGAATACTCAATACATTGACGGAGAATGGACCGGCAGTGAAAAAGCCTATTGGCAAGCGGATCTACAGAATTCCGAATTTGTCATTTTTGCCGGATCAAACGCTTTTGAAGGTGGTTACGGCCCCCCGCTTAGAACAAACAAAATTACAAACGGACTTACTGAAGGAAGGCTCAAGTTTGCGGTCGTTGACCCAAGAATGAGCAAGCTGGCAGCCAAAGCCTGGAAATGGATGCCGGCTAAACCCGGCAGCGAGGCAGCACTTGCATTGGCACTGATCCAATGGATTATCGACAATAAACGATATGACGAAACCTACCTGCGAGCGGCAAATAAGGCAGCAGCCACGGCTGTTAATGAACCCAACTGGAGCAACGCGCCTTGGCTGGTAAAAATTGACCAAAACGGAGAACCGGGCGATTTTCTGAGAGCAGGTGACCTGCCTTCCAATATCCGTCCGGCAGGAGATTCAGATCAATTTATTGTACTGGAAAACGGCAATATCAGATCATTAAATCCAAATGATACCCGAAACGCCGTTACCGGAGATCTGTTAGTAGATACAACGGTTGGTGGCATTCGAGTAAAAAGCAGTATGCAGTTACTCTATGAATCATCCAAAGAGTATACTATTGAGGAGTGGGCTGAACTTTGTGATATTCAGCCCAAACTGATTGCCGAAGTTGCACGGGAATTTACAGCACACGGTAAAAAAGCAGTGGCGGATATTCACCGCGGAGTATCCCAGCATACAAATGGCTATTATAATGTTGCGGCATGGATGAGCCTGAATTTATTGATTGGTAATTATGGTTGGAAAGGTGGATTGAGCTATCCATCTACCTACAATGTAGATGGCAGTAAAGATGGCCTCCCATTCTACCTTAAAAATATGCATCCTGATAAGTTATACCCGTTTGGCACCGACATCGTACGCCACGGGGAGTCGTATGAAAAGCATACCGCATTTGAAGGCTACCCGGCTAAACGACCGTGGTATCCGCTTTCGTCTGATATCTATCAGGAAGTGATTCCTTCCATGGGCGACGCCTATCCGTACCCGGTCAAAGCTTTTATAATGTATATGGGAGCACCGAACTACTCGCTGCCTGCCGGACATGAGCTCAATGAAATTATGAGCGATACAGATAAAATACCTCTGTTTATTGCAAGTGATATTACGGTGGGGGCCACCTCCGCATTCGCTGACTATATTTTCCCGGACGGAACCTACCTCGAACGATGGGAATTTCATGGTACGCATCCCAACTGTACCCAAACCGTACAGGGTGTTCGTACTCCGGTCATTACTCCTCTTGTAGATTCTTGTAAGGTATTCGGCGAAGAGCAGTATATGAGCCTGGAAAGTATGCTCATGGCGTTTGCTGAAGGCATAAATCTGAGCGGCTTTGGAGAAAATGGATTTGGAGAGGGCGAGAAATTCACCCATCCCGATCACTTCTATCTGAAAATGGTGGCCAACATGGCTTCCGATGGTACACCGGTGCCCGATGCCTCAGTTGAAGAACTCGAGCTTCTGGAAAAGACCCGGAAACACATCGAACCGTATGTCTTTGATGTCAACCGCTGGAAAGAGAGCGTTGGCGATGAAACACTCTGGAAAAAAGTAGCTTATGTGATGACGCGAGGCGGGCGATTTATGAACTATCCGGATACTTACAAAGGTGAGCAGCTTACCAATGCTTATGATAAACAGGTCAATATGTATTGCGAAAATACGGCAAGAACCATTAACAGTATGACCGGTAAACATTTCAGTGGTATTCCTGAGCATAACCCCGTTACAGATAGCCTTGGCAGAGAAGTCAGAGATTGGGAAGAAGGCTATGATCTTCAGTTGAGTACGTATCGGCAAACAACACAGACAAAATCCAGAACAAACGTTTCATACTGGCTGTTGGCCATCAGTCCTGAAAATTACGTGCTGATGAACAGTATGACAGCACGTGAAAAAGGGTTAAAATCAGATGATGAGGTCATCATTAAAAGCAAAACCAACCCGGAAGGAATTTGGAACCTTGGTGAAATGGGAACCAAAAAAGTAAAAGGCAAAATTAAAGTTGTAGAAGGATTGCGCCCCGGCACCATTACTTTCTCGCTTGGCTTTGGCCAGTGGGGTAACGGTGCCCGTGATACTATTGTGGATGGTGATGTGATTGAAGGCGATGAACGTCGCGGACGTGGTATACACGCCAATGCCGTAATGGCTGTAGATCCTTATTTGAAAAACACGGCTTTCAGCGATATTACTGGCGGCAGCGCGGTATTTTACGATACCTGGGTGAAAGTGGAAAAAGTGTA
- the nrfD gene encoding NrfD/PsrC family molybdoenzyme membrane anchor subunit produces MSSSTATFKIERKKDFRISLGVAILALIVGAIGLFQMFVMHNHGALTSYVPWGLLVGAYIYMIWIEVGTILAFTILYYGMKMKSLKKLTPVVLIAAISALAAAMTLVGTKLGHPFRAWKVFLEPSFSSVMIWEIWTHILFIFLLLGMLYATIKNKDVLLKRLSYISVPIGIVFISLVGALFGVVAARPFWNVSVMPLMFFIASIVAGVALLTLIHLLFSPTKGTEAYTDTAENLSRAFLGAISIGIIAALGNALIIAFPNVPAYNDALDLVLFGPYWWTTWIIHLGIGIVIPLILLFFYSKNLKAMGAAAVFYLIGFSMVPVNIIIPGLAYPMSGMEGIAEAFNHSKLSFEYTPALVEWLVVIFAVGLALFIFTLGYKYILQPYFERTLDNQ; encoded by the coding sequence ATGTCTTCAAGCACAGCAACATTTAAAATAGAAAGAAAAAAAGATTTCAGAATATCATTGGGTGTAGCCATTCTGGCTTTAATTGTCGGAGCTATTGGCCTGTTCCAGATGTTTGTGATGCACAATCACGGCGCTCTCACCAGTTATGTTCCCTGGGGTCTTCTGGTTGGCGCATATATCTATATGATATGGATAGAAGTAGGGACCATTCTTGCCTTCACTATTCTCTACTATGGCATGAAAATGAAATCTTTGAAAAAGCTGACGCCCGTGGTGCTCATAGCTGCAATATCCGCACTGGCGGCAGCGATGACTCTTGTGGGAACTAAACTTGGTCACCCATTCCGGGCATGGAAAGTGTTCCTGGAACCCAGCTTTAGCTCGGTAATGATTTGGGAAATCTGGACGCATATCCTCTTTATTTTTCTGCTGTTAGGCATGCTCTACGCCACCATTAAAAATAAGGATGTGCTTCTGAAACGGCTGAGCTATATCAGTGTTCCGATTGGGATTGTTTTTATTAGTTTGGTTGGAGCCCTGTTTGGTGTGGTTGCAGCGCGTCCGTTCTGGAACGTATCGGTTATGCCGCTCATGTTCTTCATTGCCTCTATTGTGGCAGGTGTCGCGCTACTGACCCTTATTCATCTGCTATTCTCTCCAACTAAGGGAACAGAAGCATATACAGATACAGCAGAAAATTTATCTCGTGCGTTTTTGGGAGCGATCTCTATTGGAATTATCGCAGCTCTCGGGAACGCGTTAATTATTGCTTTTCCCAATGTCCCGGCCTATAACGATGCCCTGGATCTTGTTCTTTTTGGTCCCTACTGGTGGACCACATGGATCATACACCTTGGTATAGGGATCGTAATTCCACTTATACTGCTGTTCTTTTATAGTAAAAACTTAAAAGCAATGGGAGCCGCTGCTGTTTTCTATCTGATCGGCTTCTCCATGGTTCCTGTCAATATTATCATTCCTGGACTGGCCTATCCAATGTCGGGCATGGAAGGAATTGCGGAGGCATTTAATCATTCTAAGTTATCGTTCGAGTACACTCCCGCATTGGTTGAATGGTTGGTCGTTATATTCGCCGTTGGCCTTGCACTATTCATTTTTACGCTTGGATATAAATACATCCTTCAGCCCTATTTCGAACGAACACTTGATAATCAGTAA
- a CDS encoding 4Fe-4S dicluster domain-containing protein, translating into MKERSWVMIIDLRKCTGCGACTVSCVAENHLPPAVVYRPVIEEEIGTYPNVSQQSLPRPCMQCEEPPCVPVCPVNATWVRPDGIVDMDYDQCIGCKYCITACPYHARTFDFGINYTDGTPAKQPYEIAANYEYGKGYTHESGDPVIGSVRKCHFCTHKLDEGMLPSCVTTCIGYATYFGDANDPNSLVSELIGQRNQFRLKEELGTKPRVYYLT; encoded by the coding sequence TTGAAGGAACGAAGCTGGGTGATGATCATCGATCTGCGAAAATGTACGGGTTGTGGTGCCTGTACAGTGTCCTGTGTTGCAGAGAATCATCTTCCTCCGGCCGTGGTTTATCGGCCGGTAATTGAAGAAGAAATTGGAACCTATCCAAACGTATCTCAACAATCGCTGCCGCGACCCTGTATGCAGTGTGAGGAGCCTCCCTGCGTACCTGTTTGCCCGGTAAATGCAACCTGGGTACGGCCTGATGGTATTGTTGATATGGATTACGACCAATGTATTGGATGTAAATATTGCATTACAGCATGTCCGTACCACGCACGGACGTTCGATTTTGGTATTAATTACACCGATGGAACTCCCGCCAAGCAGCCGTATGAAATAGCAGCCAATTACGAATATGGCAAAGGTTATACGCACGAATCGGGAGACCCTGTGATTGGCAGTGTACGAAAGTGCCATTTCTGCACGCATAAACTCGATGAAGGCATGCTTCCATCCTGTGTAACCACCTGCATCGGGTATGCCACCTATTTCGGTGATGCAAACGATCCAAATAGCCTGGTTTCAGAACTGATTGGACAGCGCAATCAATTCAGGTTGAAAGAAGAGCTGGGTACCAAACCGCGGGTTTACTACCTCACCTGA
- a CDS encoding thioredoxin domain-containing protein: MNKRILLWSTLIGVMLLIVYIMISLADNEPVSSVNNDAPNTISSDDIPGILQVRGRDWTKGNPQAEVVIIKYSDFQCPACRYYAAFDDQLSKEAGEEILFVYRHFPLQSFQYSRMAAIYAEAAGRQGEFWSMHNLIYINQHQWSGGNAESLFRQYAETLHLDMDQLDKDLQDPSIAERIQSDYESGRELGVNSVPALFINGDRIQNPNSQDAYRELIESYINE, encoded by the coding sequence ATGAATAAACGTATTCTGTTATGGAGCACCCTTATTGGGGTAATGCTTTTAATTGTATATATAATGATAAGCCTTGCAGATAATGAGCCGGTTTCATCGGTAAATAACGACGCACCAAACACAATTAGTAGTGATGATATACCCGGCATTCTGCAAGTAAGAGGAAGAGACTGGACCAAAGGTAACCCCCAGGCTGAGGTTGTTATTATAAAGTACAGCGACTTTCAGTGTCCGGCATGCAGGTATTATGCTGCTTTCGACGATCAGCTTAGCAAAGAGGCAGGAGAAGAAATTCTCTTTGTGTATCGCCATTTTCCATTACAAAGTTTTCAGTATTCGCGGATGGCAGCCATATATGCTGAGGCTGCAGGTAGACAGGGAGAGTTTTGGAGTATGCATAATCTCATCTATATAAACCAACACCAATGGTCAGGAGGTAATGCTGAATCACTATTTCGACAGTATGCAGAGACCCTGCATCTTGACATGGACCAATTAGATAAAGATTTGCAGGATCCCTCTATTGCAGAGCGCATACAATCGGACTACGAGAGCGGACGAGAACTTGGGGTGAATTCCGTACCTGCTCTCTTCATTAACGGTGACCGTATTCAGAACCCAAATTCACAGGATGCCTACCGCGAGCTGATAGAGTCGTATATTAACGAATAA
- a CDS encoding vitamin K epoxide reductase family protein — protein MDKPTSNHFSWVIAYMAFALFGFADSAYLTASHYLGSLPVCTVLEGCDEVALSEYATIGPVPIALLGSLFYSGLLVIGVVWLDTKKPFLFRYLPFVTVPAFLFSMWLVYVMFFVINALCIYCLMSAGSTTLIMLLSIRFRRVLLH, from the coding sequence ATGGACAAACCAACTTCAAACCATTTTTCTTGGGTAATAGCTTATATGGCTTTTGCACTCTTCGGTTTTGCAGATTCAGCCTATCTTACCGCATCACATTATTTGGGCAGCTTGCCGGTTTGTACGGTGTTAGAGGGGTGTGATGAAGTAGCATTAAGTGAATATGCAACGATTGGGCCTGTGCCAATAGCCCTGCTCGGATCACTCTTTTATTCGGGTTTATTAGTAATTGGTGTTGTATGGTTAGACACGAAAAAACCCTTTCTATTTCGATACCTCCCCTTTGTAACAGTCCCTGCTTTTCTTTTCTCTATGTGGCTTGTATATGTAATGTTTTTTGTGATCAATGCACTTTGCATCTACTGCCTGATGTCAGCAGGATCTACTACTCTTATCATGCTGCTATCAATCCGGTTTCGCAGGGTATTATTACATTAA
- a CDS encoding molybdopterin molybdotransferase MoeA, protein MISIPEAKSRLFNIIQPLQPGNRPVSESEGYILADDLFSDISIPMFNQSAMDGYAVRVEDETLASQKNITLPLKGEVQAGGFFNDAITPNSAVRIFTGAPVPDQTRCVVRQEYVETDGKSVIISSEDIAGENNIRPAGSRIKKGDLALKKGSKLTPAAIGFLNALGISEAEVIRKPEVAILATGNELRKPGEELQPGEIYESNSSMLNAALRQSGFTAQIAESVQDTSQDLKTSLENLLNQSDLVITTGGISVGKYDLVKQTLEELGVEQIFYKVKQKPGKPIYAGKKRR, encoded by the coding sequence ATGATTTCTATTCCTGAAGCTAAATCACGGTTATTCAACATTATCCAGCCTCTTCAACCCGGCAACAGACCGGTATCTGAAAGTGAAGGCTACATTTTGGCAGATGATCTTTTTTCTGATATCTCTATTCCCATGTTCAATCAATCGGCAATGGATGGGTATGCTGTGAGAGTTGAGGATGAAACACTGGCCAGCCAAAAGAATATTACTTTACCGTTGAAAGGGGAAGTTCAGGCCGGCGGGTTTTTCAATGACGCCATCACGCCCAATAGTGCTGTGCGTATTTTCACAGGTGCGCCAGTCCCGGACCAGACCCGATGCGTGGTTCGCCAGGAGTATGTGGAAACGGACGGAAAATCAGTGATCATTTCGAGTGAGGATATAGCCGGTGAAAACAATATCCGGCCGGCAGGTTCCCGGATAAAAAAAGGAGATTTAGCACTGAAGAAAGGTTCCAAACTTACGCCCGCAGCCATCGGCTTTTTGAATGCTTTGGGTATTTCTGAGGCAGAAGTAATCCGAAAACCAGAAGTGGCTATTCTTGCCACAGGTAACGAGTTACGAAAACCGGGTGAAGAATTGCAGCCCGGCGAAATCTACGAAAGCAACTCTTCCATGCTGAACGCCGCACTTCGGCAGTCCGGCTTTACCGCACAAATAGCAGAATCGGTTCAGGATACCTCGCAAGATTTGAAAACATCATTGGAAAACCTGTTGAATCAATCTGATCTGGTTATAACAACTGGCGGCATCTCGGTGGGTAAATACGACCTGGTGAAACAGACGCTTGAGGAGCTCGGCGTTGAGCAGATCTTCTACAAAGTAAAACAAAAACCGGGCAAGCCGATCTACGCCGGCAAGAAGAGGAGATAA
- a CDS encoding molybdenum cofactor guanylyltransferase, protein MKNSNPITAIILAGGQSRRMGRDKGLVLLNGKPMVQHIIDKAQTITKKVMIITNQPGYEHFGVPTYSDLIQDKGPLGGIYTGLHYAQTEYNLVLSCDIPLVPVSFLKRLVNYQDEYQAWVPVQGEQLQPLCAVYKKEIADRMKLSIEDGQLSMHKFLKTINTAFIDVSDVEPEYKNWFANLNTPEEVKEHETNYDD, encoded by the coding sequence ATGAAAAATTCAAACCCGATCACCGCCATAATATTAGCCGGTGGACAGAGCCGCCGGATGGGTCGCGACAAAGGGTTGGTTTTGTTGAATGGCAAACCGATGGTACAGCACATAATAGATAAAGCCCAAACTATTACGAAGAAGGTTATGATTATCACGAATCAACCCGGCTACGAACATTTTGGCGTACCCACCTATTCCGACCTGATACAAGACAAAGGTCCGCTGGGTGGAATTTACACCGGACTCCACTATGCGCAAACAGAATACAACCTGGTGCTCAGTTGTGATATTCCCCTGGTTCCTGTTTCTTTCCTGAAAAGACTGGTAAATTATCAGGATGAATATCAGGCGTGGGTTCCGGTTCAAGGAGAACAATTGCAACCGCTCTGCGCTGTTTATAAAAAAGAGATTGCGGACCGAATGAAATTATCTATCGAAGACGGACAGTTAAGCATGCATAAATTTCTTAAAACAATTAATACGGCCTTCATAGATGTTTCAGATGTTGAACCTGAATATAAAAACTGGTTTGCCAATTTGAATACCCCCGAAGAAGTAAAAGAACATGAGACAAATTATGACGATTAA
- a CDS encoding MoaD/ThiS family protein — protein MTIKATLFGVLADNAQASKIEISDVSTTEELLQKVNSKYPSFKGVNYKISVNQAIVSGDQKISPNDEIALLPPFSGG, from the coding sequence ATGACGATTAAAGCAACATTATTCGGAGTGCTGGCGGACAACGCTCAGGCCAGTAAAATTGAAATTTCAGACGTATCAACAACGGAAGAACTGTTACAAAAAGTGAACAGCAAGTACCCTTCATTTAAAGGTGTGAATTATAAAATCTCTGTTAATCAGGCCATTGTTTCGGGAGATCAGAAGATTTCTCCCAATGATGAAATCGCATTGCTGCCGCCATTTTCAGGAGGTTGA
- a CDS encoding HesA/MoeB/ThiF family protein yields the protein MLSEREQNRYSRHLLLQELGPEGQQKLKQAKVLVVGAGGLGCPVLQYLAAAGVGTIGIVDHDVVELTNLQRQVIFRESDIGHPKAERAADYLRKRNSLIDIQPHNTQLTSSNVRELFEPYDMVVDCTDNFSTRYLINDACAILKKPMVYGSIHRYQGQVSVFHDYRSSKEPPSYRCLFPQPPEEGSVMNCAEAGVLGVLPGLIGTVQANEVIKWITGIGAVLSGKLWMLDAMTMNTTLLTLERNHESAEQTPKNFESLQAYSYDFACDTSNIQEITPKELEELLQTSDQLQFIDVREYHEGDSPVELKGRRVPLSKLKQKLDSIKLKNKTVVYCEVGKRSASAIRQLSEKDHNSSLYNLKGGLKEWNQFQQNGHHE from the coding sequence ATGTTATCTGAACGCGAACAGAACCGTTACAGCCGGCATTTGCTTTTGCAAGAGCTGGGACCTGAAGGCCAACAAAAATTAAAGCAGGCCAAGGTGTTGGTAGTGGGCGCCGGCGGACTGGGATGCCCTGTTCTGCAATACCTGGCGGCTGCGGGTGTGGGAACGATCGGGATTGTGGATCATGATGTGGTGGAATTGACGAATCTTCAGCGGCAGGTGATTTTCAGGGAATCGGATATTGGACATCCCAAGGCAGAACGGGCTGCCGATTATCTCCGCAAGCGGAACTCACTGATCGACATTCAGCCACACAACACGCAGCTTACAAGCAGTAACGTCCGGGAACTGTTTGAACCTTATGACATGGTCGTGGACTGCACGGATAATTTCAGCACCCGCTATTTGATTAATGATGCCTGTGCCATCCTGAAAAAACCGATGGTGTACGGATCTATTCATCGCTATCAGGGTCAGGTGAGCGTGTTTCATGATTACCGCAGCTCGAAGGAACCGCCATCCTACCGTTGCCTGTTTCCACAGCCGCCAGAAGAAGGATCGGTCATGAATTGCGCGGAGGCCGGTGTGCTCGGTGTATTGCCCGGACTCATCGGAACCGTGCAGGCGAATGAAGTCATTAAATGGATTACAGGAATCGGGGCTGTTCTATCCGGAAAATTGTGGATGCTGGATGCGATGACCATGAACACGACCCTGTTGACACTTGAACGAAATCATGAATCAGCAGAACAAACCCCAAAGAATTTTGAATCACTTCAAGCATACAGCTACGACTTCGCCTGTGATACCAGCAACATTCAGGAAATTACGCCCAAAGAGCTCGAAGAACTGCTTCAAACATCAGATCAGCTCCAATTCATCGATGTGAGGGAATACCATGAGGGCGACTCGCCGGTGGAATTGAAAGGACGCCGCGTTCCTTTGAGCAAGCTGAAACAGAAACTGGATAGCATCAAACTTAAAAACAAAACAGTTGTTTACTGTGAAGTTGGCAAGCGCAGCGCTTCGGCTATTCGTCAGCTATCAGAAAAAGATCACAATAGCAGCCTGTACAATCTCAAAGGCGGGCTCAAAGAATGGAATCAATTTCAACAAAACGGACACCATGAGTAA
- a CDS encoding molybdenum cofactor biosynthesis protein MoaE, with translation MSKSSSLFMEGAITPAFISEAIAKHSTKTGIGAHQIFLGQIRADEKEEGVVQSIEFTAYREMAEKKYAEIREELFDEYSLSCMHVYHSLGNIKVGEINLFVFVSSKHRKDATEACRVLVEKIKNELPIWGKEILDDENYSWKVNR, from the coding sequence ATGAGTAAATCATCATCGCTTTTTATGGAAGGGGCCATCACCCCGGCGTTTATTTCAGAAGCTATTGCCAAACACAGCACCAAAACCGGTATCGGTGCCCACCAGATATTTTTGGGACAGATCCGCGCCGATGAAAAAGAAGAGGGTGTGGTGCAATCCATTGAGTTTACCGCTTACCGGGAGATGGCGGAAAAAAAGTACGCGGAGATTCGTGAAGAACTCTTTGATGAATATTCCCTGTCGTGCATGCACGTGTATCACAGCCTGGGAAATATCAAGGTTGGCGAAATCAACCTGTTTGTATTTGTCTCGTCCAAACACCGGAAAGATGCCACCGAAGCCTGCAGGGTTTTGGTTGAAAAAATTAAAAACGAACTGCCGATCTGGGGAAAAGAGATCCTTGACGATGAAAATTATAGCTGGAAAGTAAACCGATAA
- the moaCB gene encoding bifunctional molybdenum cofactor biosynthesis protein MoaC/MoaB, with protein MVDITHKSSTLRYAKAQAVVKVSKQETITAIEQKKVPKGDLFEMAKAAALFAAKRTSDMIPDCHPLPIEYAGVNFTIEDLTIRIEMEIKTIYKTGVEVEAMHAASVAALTAYDMLKPIDKEIEIGSIKLLEKKGGKSSYSKKLREGLSAAVIVCSDSISKGTKEDRAGKAIIAKLEESDISIAEYTIIPDEKRQIVDLTQKHVDQKTDMIIFTGGTGMSPRDVTPEALRPMLDREIPGIEEAIRSYGQDRTPYSMLSRSVSGLIEDSLVLALPGSTNGAKESMDAIFPHVLHIFRVMEAARHDEL; from the coding sequence ATGGTCGATATCACACATAAATCATCTACGCTCCGGTATGCAAAAGCGCAGGCCGTGGTAAAGGTTAGTAAACAGGAAACCATCACAGCCATTGAGCAAAAAAAGGTGCCAAAAGGAGATCTTTTTGAAATGGCCAAAGCGGCCGCGCTCTTCGCCGCCAAACGAACCAGCGATATGATTCCCGATTGCCACCCGCTGCCCATCGAATATGCCGGTGTAAACTTCACCATTGAAGATTTAACCATTCGAATTGAAATGGAGATCAAAACCATCTACAAAACCGGGGTGGAGGTAGAGGCGATGCATGCAGCCAGTGTGGCGGCTCTCACGGCGTATGATATGTTAAAACCGATTGATAAAGAGATCGAAATCGGCTCTATAAAACTGCTCGAGAAAAAAGGGGGAAAAAGCAGCTATTCCAAAAAACTTCGGGAAGGACTCTCGGCCGCCGTTATTGTCTGCTCCGATTCCATCTCGAAAGGCACAAAAGAAGACCGGGCCGGAAAAGCGATCATCGCCAAACTGGAAGAGTCTGACATTTCCATAGCAGAATACACGATTATCCCGGATGAGAAGAGGCAGATTGTTGACCTCACCCAAAAACATGTGGATCAAAAAACAGATATGATCATCTTTACCGGCGGCACGGGAATGTCGCCCCGTGATGTAACCCCCGAAGCGCTGCGCCCCATGCTGGACCGTGAAATTCCGGGCATCGAGGAAGCCATCCGCAGCTATGGACAAGACCGCACGCCCTACAGCATGCTCTCCAGAAGCGTGAGCGGGCTCATTGAAGACTCCCTTGTGCTGGCCCTGCCCGGCTCAACAAACGGTGCCAAAGAAAGCATGGATGCCATCTTTCCGCACGTACTCCATATTTTCAGGGTAATGGAAGCCGCCCGGCATGATGAGTTGTGA